GGTGCTGGCTGCCGCCCACCCGGGCAGCCATAACAGCAGGGCCGTGATCAGAATCAGAATGAATCCAATTTTTTTTCGATGCATGGGATATCCTCCTTGTGTGTTATAGCGTTTTAGCAGGGGTCGATCAGTAAACGAATCAGCGTGCAAAAGGTTACACCTCGGACCACCGAATTTTTTCTTTTTTAAGGAAAACCGGCTTTTTTCGTAACTTTCTTAGATCCAGTGCGTTATAGAATATAAGGGATATGAACAGCTTCAACGCGTTTTATCGGGAAAACAGGCACAAAATTTTCGCTTATCTGATGCGAATAACACGGGACTATTACCTGGCATGTGACATCATGCAGGAGAGTTTTACCCGTTATCTCGAAAAATATGGGAACGCGGAGCCGCGGCTGGCGCTTATTTTCAAGATAGCCAGGAACGCTTTTTACGATCATGCCCGCAAAGACAACCGCAGCAGTTCGCTGCAGGAAGAGCCTGCCAGCGATCATCAGAGCCAGGAACACCTGGTCATGGTCAGGGAAGAATTCCGGCGGGTGGCAGATGCCATGCAGCAGCTGAGCCCCAAAGAAAGGGATGTTCTGGCTCTGGTTGTCAGCAGCGATCTTCCTTATGCCGAAATTGCATCCATCGTCGGCATCAGCGAGGCGAATGTCAAGGTCAGCGTTCACCGCGCCAGAAAGCAGTTGTTGAATAAAGTCAGGGGGACCCAATGACGAAAGATATCATGATCAGCCAGTTTGTGGACGATGAACTGAGTCTGGATGAGAAACTGGCGTTTGTCGAAAGTGTGCATGCCGACGCGCTTTACAAGGAGCAGACGGTCGATATCCTGCATCTGGAAAGGGAACTTCGTATGGCGCCGGTTGATCATTTGCCGGATGTAGAGATTCTACCGCGAAGACGTCCTTCACATGTGCTGCATTTTTCGAAGCAGGTCTGGGTCGCGGGGACGGCGGTCGCTGCGGTCGCCGCGGCCATAATTTTATTTTTTACCTTGTCGCAGGAGGCGGTCCCGAAAACACCCCATCGCTTTGTTTTGTTTCAGCCGCAGGCAGAGCGGGTTGAAATTTCGGGAAGTTTTACCGGCTGGCAGGCGGTTCCCATGCAAAAAGCCGGGCTCAGCGGGTACTGGGAAACGACCATCGACCTTCCGCAGGGAGAACATCGTTTCAGCTATATTATCGGAGGTCGTCAGAGAGTCCCGGACCCGACGATTTTGGTGCGGGAGCAGGATGATTTTGGGGGCGTCAACTCGATTATTGAGGTCGATTCCTTGATTTAAATTGAAAAACGATTCGCAAAAACAGGGGGTAAAGGGGGGAACGCTTGCTGCGGGCCTTATTCTGATGGGACTGTGGGTATTGACCGGCTGCGCAACCATCGTGCAAGCCGGCCGCAGCAATACCATAACGCTCTACTTCGA
The genomic region above belongs to Deltaproteobacteria bacterium and contains:
- a CDS encoding glycogen-binding domain-containing protein, which translates into the protein MTKDIMISQFVDDELSLDEKLAFVESVHADALYKEQTVDILHLERELRMAPVDHLPDVEILPRRRPSHVLHFSKQVWVAGTAVAAVAAAIILFFTLSQEAVPKTPHRFVLFQPQAERVEISGSFTGWQAVPMQKAGLSGYWETTIDLPQGEHRFSYIIGGRQRVPDPTILVREQDDFGGVNSIIEVDSLI
- a CDS encoding RNA polymerase sigma factor, with protein sequence MNSFNAFYRENRHKIFAYLMRITRDYYLACDIMQESFTRYLEKYGNAEPRLALIFKIARNAFYDHARKDNRSSSLQEEPASDHQSQEHLVMVREEFRRVADAMQQLSPKERDVLALVVSSDLPYAEIASIVGISEANVKVSVHRARKQLLNKVRGTQ